The nucleotide sequence CGACAAGCGATCTCTCCGTCATGTTCCGACGGTAACCCTGTACCCGGGTACCGGATGCAACCCGTGACGTCGACCGGGTCACCCCGACCGCACCGCTGTCAGAGGGCGATGCGTCCGGCGTCGGGACGTACGGTCGGCAGGTCCGGGGGGCGGTGGTCGAGGAGGTCCAGCTCCGCCGCCCAGCGCCGGGGCAGCGCCTCCGCCCGGTCGTACGCCTCGTCGACCGTGCCCAGGATCCGGGCGCCGATCTCGGCCGCGGCCGGACCGGGCGGCAACCCGCCAGGCTCGACGCCGGCTGCCCGGGGCGGAGTGGTCAGCACGGCGACGGCCTCCGCCGAACCGAGGACGTCGGCGAGGGTACGCGCCAGCGCGTACCGGGTCTCCTCGATCCAACCGGCGACCGCCTCGGCGTACCCGGTCATGGCGTCGACCCGGCCGGTCAGCCCGGTGACGTGCTCCGCCAGGCCGCTGCGGTGTGCCGCGTAGACCTCGGCGGTCGGGCCCTGCCACGAGCCGCCGTCGGCGAGCACCGCCCCGGTCTCGTGGTAGGCCCGGCGCAGTTCCGCGCCCACCTCACCCGCACCGGCCAGCGCTTCGGGACGCAACTCCAGCACGGCGCGGACCGCGTCACCGGGCAGCACCCGGAGCCGGCGCAGCAGCGGCCAGATCCGGTGCCCGTCCGGCGCACCCGCGGCGGCGAGCAGGTCGTCGACCCGCCCGGTCAACGCGACGGCGGGCTCGGCGAGCTGGTCGAGTACGTCCATCACGCCTCCTCCGGACGGCCCGACCGGACCACCCGCCGGTACGCCTCGACCTCGCCGTCGGCGTACCCGATGGCGGCGGTCCGCAGCGCGGCGCCGGTGTCGGTCAGCCGCTCTGCCGTGCCGAGCAGTTCGCGGGTCCGGTCGTCGAGCGCAGCCGTCCACTGCCGGTGCAGCATCGCGCCGACCTCGCCGAGCCGCCCCGGCCCGTCGGCGGCGAAGGCGCTGCCGGACGGCCCGGCGTACGGCACCCGGCGGGCGAGGTCGGCGAGGACGCCGGCCGCGCTCTCCAACTGGACGGCGAGGTCCCGGAGGCCGTCCACTCAGTCCTCCGCCAGCCGGCGGTACTCGCCGAACGTCTCGGTGTAGAGCTTCTCCCGGGCCCACCGGGCGGCGTCGTCCGCGGCGGTGATGGCGGCCCGGACCGAGCGGGCCAGCTCCGGCCCGGTACGCACCTGCGGGGCACCGACGAACCGTACGTCGCCGACCGACCCGTCGGCGGTGACGACCAGCTCGACCAGGCCGTCCGGCGACCGGACGGTGACCTCGACCCGCCGGATCGCCTCGTCGAACTCGGCTCGCAGCGCCTCGATGCGCCGGTACCGCTCGATCGCCTCCTCGACCCACGACTGGTCGATCTCCCGCGTCACCGGCCGGTCCTCCTGTCGGCGCGTCGGCTCACCGAATGTGCCGCCTTCGCTGCGTTACGGCACCGAACCGTACCGGGCGACCCGCCCGAAGGGAACCCTTCACCCCAAGATCTCCCTGATCAGGACGGAACCCGCACCAGGGGGCCGAGCCGGCGGTCAGCCCCGCCAGAGGGCGAGCATCATCGCCTCGACGGCGATCCGTGGCTTGACGTTCGTCTCGATCGCCGCACGGCAGCCGAGCACCGCCTCCAGCCTCCGCAGGGTGCCCTCCGGGGTCCACTTTCCGGCGGCCGAGCTGGCCAACCCGGCCACATCGGTGTGCACCGGCTCGACCGGGGCACGCAGCGAGATGGTGAGTACGTCCCGGTAGAAGCCGGCCAGGTCGACGAGCGCCCGGTCCAGCGCGTCCCGCTGGGCCCGGGTGGCCCGGGACTTCTGCCGGCGTTCGAGGTCCTTGAGCTGTCCGGCGGCGCCCCGGATCGCGCCGGCCGCGCCCCGCCCGGTCCCGCCGGCACCGAGCGCGGTCTCCAGCGCGGCCCGCTCGGCGGCGTCGGCCTCGGCGACCGCTGCCGCCGCCTCCGCCTCGGCCGCCTCGATCAGCGCGGATGCGGCGTCGAAGCAGGCACCGACGCCGCTCAGTTTGCGGGGCAGGGCCAGCACCGCCTCCCGCCGCCTGCGCGCCTCCTGGTCCCGGGCCAGCCGGCGGGCCCGGCCGACGTGCCCCTGGGCCGCCGCTGCCGCCCAGGCGGCCACGTCGGGCGCGATCCCGTCCCGATCCCGGAGTACGGTCGCCACCGCCTCGGCCGGCGGCTGCCGCAGCGCCACCACCCGGCACCGGGAGCGGATGGTCACCGAGACGTCGTCCGGGTGCGTCGAGGGGGTGCAGAGCAGGAAGACGGTACGCGGTGGCGGCTCCTCGATCGCCTTGAGCAGCGCGTTGCCGGCCGCCTCGGTGAGCCGGTCCGCATCCTCGATCACGAGCACCTGCCAGCGTCCCCCGCTCGGCGTGCTGGCCGCCCGCAGCACCAGGGCCCGCATCTCGCCGACTCCGATGGAGAGCCCCTCCGGCACCACGAACCGGACGTCGGCGTGTGTCCCGGCCAGCGTGGTGTGGCAGCCGGCACACTCGCCGCAACCGGTACCCCGATGGCATTGCAGGGCCGCCGCGAACGCTCGGGCCGCGACGGACCGCCCGGAGCCGGGTGGCCCGGTGAAGATCCACGCATGCGTCATCGCGCTGCCGACGGCGGCGCCGATGTCGGAGACACCGGCACCGGTGTCAGCAGCGGCAGGGGTCTCGGCCGCAGCGGCGGCAGCGGTGTCGGCGCCAGCGCCCTCGACGGCTGCGGCCCGGATCGCCTCCGCCGCGGCGGCGGCCCGGCGGAGCAGGTCCACCGCCTCCGGCTGGCCCACCAGGTCGGCGAAGACGTCGGCCATCAGGGGCGCCGTTCGAGTTCGAAGGCACCCGCCGCGCCGGCCGCGCCGCCGCGCCTCCCGGTGCCGGCCCGGGCCGACCGCTCCGGCGCCTCGGCCGCCTCGGTGGGTGCCGGCACCTCCGTCCGGGCCCGCGAATCCGCAGCGTCCCGTGGATCTGGCTGTGCTGCCTGGGCCGGCTGCGCGGCCTGCGCCGCCTGTGCTGCCGCCTGGCGCTCGGCTTCGGATAACTCCGGTCGGGTCGAGGTGTCCGGCGGGTCGGCCGGCTCGGGCCGGCCGTCCGGGTCCGGGTCGGCCAGCATCCCGGCGACCCGCTCGACCACCGTCGCCGCGAGTTCGTCGACCGGTCGGGAGGCGTCCAGCACCAGGTAGCGCTTGGGGTCGGCGGCGGCCAGGTCGAGGAAGGCGTACCGGACCCGGTCGTGGAAGTCGAGCGACTCGGTCTCCACCACGTCCTTCTCACCACCCCGGGCGGTCACCCGACCGAGGCCGGTCCGGGGCTCGATGTCGAGCAGCACCACCAGGTCGGGCTTGAGACCGCCGGTGGCCCAGGAGGAGAGCCAGGAGATCTCCTCGACCGGCAGGGTCCGGCCGGCGCCCTGGTAGGCCAGCGACGAGTCGACGTACCGGTCGCTGATCACCACCGCGCCCCGGGCCAGCGCCGGGCGGACCACCGTGGCGACGTGGTGCGCCCGGTCGGCGGCGTAGAGCAGTGCCTCCGCCCGGGGGGCGATGGTGTCCGGGCCGCTGGTCCGGCCGAGCACCAGGCCGCGGATCTGCTCCCCGACCCCGGTCGCGCCCGGCTCCCGGGTCACCACCACCTCGTGCCGCTGCCGGCGCAACTCCTCGGCCAGCCGGTTCACCTGGGTCGACTTGCCCGCGCCCTCACCACCCTCGAAGACCACGAAGGCACCGGTCGCGGCGAACGGCTCGGCCGGGAAGAGCGGACGGCCCCGGACCGAGCCCCAGAGATCGGGCAGCACCGGTACGCCCGGCTTGTCGTCCATCTGGCGGAACGCCTTGATCCCGGTGTAGATGCCGACCAGCCCGGCGGCCAGCAGCAACAGGCGGGTCGAGGAGACCGAGATGCCGAGGTCTGCGATGTTCAGCTGCCAGGAGCCGCCGACGCCGACCAGCAGGCTGCTGACCGAGATCGCCAGGATCAGCACCAGCCTGGTCCCGGTCTGCACCACCGCGAAGACCCGGCCGCGCATATCGTCGGCGATCTCGCCGCCGAGCAGGGTGATGCCGGCCAGGAAGGCCATCCCGGCACCCGCGCCGACGAGTACCGCGCCGAGGATCGCCATGGAGAGGTGGATGGAGCCGGCCAGCATCAGCACCGAGGCGCTGGCCAGCACGATGCTCACCCCGAACCAGCGGCGCCGGGACATCTCCCGGACGATCATCGGCCCCAGCCCGATGCCGAGCGACAGGCCGAGGAAGATCGCGCCGAAGAGCAGGTAGAAGGCGGCGTCACCGGCGGCCAGCGACTTGGTGAAGAAGTTCGCCGTACCGATCACCACGCCGCCACCGGCGAAGGCGCCGAAGATGCCCAGCACCAGCCCGCGGACCAGCGGGGTCTTGCCGATGAACCGCCAGCCGTCGACGAACTGGCGCAGTACGCTCTGCTCGGCCCGCCCGGCGCTGTCCCGGCGACCGCTGCGACCGCTGATCTCCCGGATGCCGAAGAACACCACGAGCGCGGTGGCCAGCCGGCTCAGCGAGTTGAAGTAGAGCGCCAACTGGGTCGGGTCGGCCCAGCCCGGCGGCGGACCGCCGGCTGCCGTCCGGATGCTCCGGTCCAGTACGGCGATGCTGACGGCGGCGAGCACCGGGGTCAGCCCGTACGTGGTGATCAGGGTGAGCTGGTTGGCCATCTCCAGCCGGGACCGGGGGATCAGGTTCGGGACCGCGGCCTCCTTGGCCGGGATCCAGATCAGCGTGATCGCCTCGATCAGGAAGGTGGCGACCGCCGCCCAGCCGACCACCAGGCCGCCGCCGACGTCCAGCAGGGCGGCCAGCGGGATGGAGGCGAAGAGCACGAACCGGAGCAGGTCGCAGATGACCATCGTGTAGCGCCGGTCGAACCGGTCGGCGAGCACTCCGGCGACCGGGCCGAGGACCAGGGCCGGGAGCAGGCGTACCGCGATCACGGCGCCGAACGCCAGGCCCTTGGCGGTGTCCCCGGTGACCTGGCTGGAGGCGAAGACCGAGGTGGCCAGCAGGCCGAGCCAGTCACCGAACGAGGCGGCACCGAGCACCAGCCAGAGCCGGCGGAACGGGCGGATCCGCATCACCGAGCGGAGTGCCTGGTAGCCGGTCCGGTCGACCGGGCCGCTGGCGGGGGAGGGTGTGCCAGCGCCGGACGGCGGCGGCGCTGCCGCGCGCTCCGCGCTGCTGTCGTTGTCGTCGATGGCCGTACCCCTCCACGCCCCGGCCCATGGCTGGGCTCCCCCGGTCACACACTCTAATCGCGGTACGGAGCCGTCCCGACCCCGACATTCCCCGGAACCCGAGCCTAGGGGTCGGCCGGTCCCACGCCACGCCCGGATACGCGAGACAGTTTCGCATTATCGTCCTGGGCGTTAGCGTGCTCGAATGGCCACCGAACGCGACCTGCTGCGCAACCGCCTCGACGAGGCGACCGCACACCTCGAACCACCCTTCGCCGCGGTCGACCTCGACGCGTTCGACGCCAACGCCGGGGCCATGGTCGACCGCTCCGGCGGCCGGCCGCTGCGGATCGCCAGCAAGTCGCTGCGCTGCCGGGCCCTGCTCCGCCGCGCCCTGGCCGGACCCGGCTGGCACGGCGCGCTGGCGTACACCCTGGCCGAGGCGATCTGGCTGGTCCGGTCCGGCGTGACCGACGACGCGCTGGTCGGCTATCCCAGCGCCGACCGGCAGGCACTGGCGCAGCTCGCCGCCGACCCGGAACTGGCCGGTCGGGTCTGCCTGATGGTGGACAGCCCCGCCCAGCTCGACCTGGTCGACGCGGTCGCCGCGCCGGGCAGCCGCGCCGAGATCCGGATCTGCCTCGAACTGGACGCCTCCTGGCGCCCGCTGGCCGACTCCCTCGGCGGCCGGCTGCACATCGGCGTCCGCCGCTCGCCGGTGCGCTCGGCCGGCGAGGCCGGTGCGCTGGCCGCCGCGATCGGGCAACGGCCGGGCTTCCGGCTGGTCGGGCTGATGGCGTACGAGGCGCAGATCGCCGGGCTCGGCGACGCACCGCCCCGGCAGGCGGTACGGGCCGCCACGATCCGGCTGCTGCAACGGCGGTCGTACCGGGAACTCCTGCACCGGCGCGCGGCGGCGGTCGCGGCGGTACGCGAGCACGCCGACCTGGAGTTCGTCAACGGCGGCGGAACCGGCAGCATCGCGCTGACCGCGGCGGACCCGGCGGTAACCGAGATCACCGCCGGGTCGGGCCTGTACGGGCCGACGCTCTTCGACGCCTACCGGAGCTGGCGGCCCCGACCGGCGGCGTTCTTCGCCCTGCCGGTGGTCCGCCGGCCCGCCCCCGGGGTGGTGACCCTGCTCGGCGGCGGGTGGGTGGCGTCCGGGCCGGCCGACCGGACCCGGCTGCCCACCCCGTGGCTGCCGCCGGGTCTGCGGTTGACCGGCACCGAGGGCGCCGGGGAGGTGCAGACCCCGGTGACCGGTGTTCCCGCCGAGTCACTGCGGGTCGGCGACCGGGTCTGGTTCCGGCACGCCAAGGCCGGCGAGCTGGCCGAACATGTCGGAGAACTGCACCTGGTGGAGTCGGACCGGGTGGTGGACACCGTCCCGACCTACCGCGGCGAGGGACGGGCCTTCCTCTGACCTCTGCCCCGGCTGCCGGCCAGCCGGCCGAGCCGGGCTGCCGGCTAGCCGGCCGAGGAGGGGGCGGCGTCGACGTGCCGGTGCAGGTACTCGCGGATCAGCGCGGTCGCCTCGACCAGCACCTTCTCGTCGCCCTCCGGATCACGCCGGAAGGCCAGCTTGATCAGCGCGTCGGCCGCCTCCACCGCGATCTCCAGCGCGAAGCGCAGCCGGGGCGCGTCGGTGGTGCCGAACTGCTCGACGAGCACCCGGGCCAACTGCTCGGCGATCACGCCGTTGTTGTCCCGGTCCTCGTCGAGCAGGTGCACGTCGACGACGTCGCCGAAGTGCAGGGTGCGGAACCCCGGCACCCTCCGGTGCATGGTGATGTACTCGTCGATCGCGGCGTCGACCCCGTCCCACCAGTGGGTCAGGTCGCCCCGGGAGAAGCGGTCGCTGAGCCGCTCCAGGTACGCCTCCATGTTGCGCAGGGTCAGCGCCTGCACGATCGCTCGCTTGTCCGGGAAGAACTGGTACACCGACCCGATGGCCACTCCGGCGCGCTCGGCGAGCAGGGTGGTGGTCAGCCCCTCGTAGCCGACCTCGTCGACTATCTCGGCACAGGCGTCGAGCATGCGCTGGACCCGGGCGACGCTGCGGCCCTGCACCGGTACGCGGCGCAGTGGACCGGATGTGGCGGTTGACGTGGACACTCGTCGCCACTCCCTTTCGACGGGGTGAAGGTTACTAGGCGTCACGGTTTCGGAACGCTATCCGGACTAACGAGCCGAGCGGATATCGGTATTTACTCGCCGTGACGATCCTGATTTACTCGCCCTGGCACACCTTGACGCGAATCTAATTCGTGTTTGTGGATCGGTAACCTGGTCAGAGCCAGGGGAGGTCAGATGAGCGGGCGAACCGCGCCACCCGGAGTCACCTCCTCGTGGTCCAACTGGGCCGGCAATCAGCATGCCACCGGCGACGCGCTGCGACCGTCGACCGTGGACGAGGTCGTCGCCACGGTCCGGGCGGTCCGGGCCGCCGGCCGGCGGGT is from Micromonospora sp. WMMD1102 and encodes:
- a CDS encoding amino acid deaminase/aldolase, whose translation is MATERDLLRNRLDEATAHLEPPFAAVDLDAFDANAGAMVDRSGGRPLRIASKSLRCRALLRRALAGPGWHGALAYTLAEAIWLVRSGVTDDALVGYPSADRQALAQLAADPELAGRVCLMVDSPAQLDLVDAVAAPGSRAEIRICLELDASWRPLADSLGGRLHIGVRRSPVRSAGEAGALAAAIGQRPGFRLVGLMAYEAQIAGLGDAPPRQAVRAATIRLLQRRSYRELLHRRAAAVAAVREHADLEFVNGGGTGSIALTAADPAVTEITAGSGLYGPTLFDAYRSWRPRPAAFFALPVVRRPAPGVVTLLGGGWVASGPADRTRLPTPWLPPGLRLTGTEGAGEVQTPVTGVPAESLRVGDRVWFRHAKAGELAEHVGELHLVESDRVVDTVPTYRGEGRAFL
- the tmk gene encoding dTMP kinase, giving the protein MLGAASFGDWLGLLATSVFASSQVTGDTAKGLAFGAVIAVRLLPALVLGPVAGVLADRFDRRYTMVICDLLRFVLFASIPLAALLDVGGGLVVGWAAVATFLIEAITLIWIPAKEAAVPNLIPRSRLEMANQLTLITTYGLTPVLAAVSIAVLDRSIRTAAGGPPPGWADPTQLALYFNSLSRLATALVVFFGIREISGRSGRRDSAGRAEQSVLRQFVDGWRFIGKTPLVRGLVLGIFGAFAGGGVVIGTANFFTKSLAAGDAAFYLLFGAIFLGLSLGIGLGPMIVREMSRRRWFGVSIVLASASVLMLAGSIHLSMAILGAVLVGAGAGMAFLAGITLLGGEIADDMRGRVFAVVQTGTRLVLILAISVSSLLVGVGGSWQLNIADLGISVSSTRLLLLAAGLVGIYTGIKAFRQMDDKPGVPVLPDLWGSVRGRPLFPAEPFAATGAFVVFEGGEGAGKSTQVNRLAEELRRQRHEVVVTREPGATGVGEQIRGLVLGRTSGPDTIAPRAEALLYAADRAHHVATVVRPALARGAVVISDRYVDSSLAYQGAGRTLPVEEISWLSSWATGGLKPDLVVLLDIEPRTGLGRVTARGGEKDVVETESLDFHDRVRYAFLDLAAADPKRYLVLDASRPVDELAATVVERVAGMLADPDPDGRPEPADPPDTSTRPELSEAERQAAAQAAQAAQPAQAAQPDPRDAADSRARTEVPAPTEAAEAPERSARAGTGRRGGAAGAAGAFELERRP
- a CDS encoding TetR family transcriptional regulator, yielding MLDACAEIVDEVGYEGLTTTLLAERAGVAIGSVYQFFPDKRAIVQALTLRNMEAYLERLSDRFSRGDLTHWWDGVDAAIDEYITMHRRVPGFRTLHFGDVVDVHLLDEDRDNNGVIAEQLARVLVEQFGTTDAPRLRFALEIAVEAADALIKLAFRRDPEGDEKVLVEATALIREYLHRHVDAAPSSAG
- a CDS encoding DNA polymerase III subunit delta', with the protein product MADVFADLVGQPEAVDLLRRAAAAAEAIRAAAVEGAGADTAAAAAAETPAAADTGAGVSDIGAAVGSAMTHAWIFTGPPGSGRSVAARAFAAALQCHRGTGCGECAGCHTTLAGTHADVRFVVPEGLSIGVGEMRALVLRAASTPSGGRWQVLVIEDADRLTEAAGNALLKAIEEPPPRTVFLLCTPSTHPDDVSVTIRSRCRVVALRQPPAEAVATVLRDRDGIAPDVAAWAAAAAQGHVGRARRLARDQEARRRREAVLALPRKLSGVGACFDAASALIEAAEAEAAAAVAEADAAERAALETALGAGGTGRGAAGAIRGAAGQLKDLERRQKSRATRAQRDALDRALVDLAGFYRDVLTISLRAPVEPVHTDVAGLASSAAGKWTPEGTLRRLEAVLGCRAAIETNVKPRIAVEAMMLALWRG
- a CDS encoding YbaB/EbfC family nucleoid-associated protein, with the protein product MTREIDQSWVEEAIERYRRIEALRAEFDEAIRRVEVTVRSPDGLVELVVTADGSVGDVRFVGAPQVRTGPELARSVRAAITAADDAARWAREKLYTETFGEYRRLAED